ATAGGCAAGGCAGTTTTCGCAGTTCGTATCCTCCCAGAGGATGCGCGGCGTACTGATGGCGACGGTATGCTTATATTGATAGACCACCTGCGTGCGGAACATATTGCGAACAATATAGAGAATATGGATTCTTTCGGTATCGTTGATGATGGAGAGGTCGGTGCAAGGGGTGGGGGTCTGAATCAGCGGCGTGACACTGCCGATGGTATAGGGGGTCAAGAGCATTTCTCTTGCGCTGAGGACGTTTCTGCCGGTGCGGTAATACAAGATGATATGCGCATCACTCAGCCGTCTGGCGAGGAAGGGTGTTTGCTTCAACGACAGGAAGCGGTCAATCTGATAGGGCTTTTCCCATTGCCCATTGCGAAAGACGCTGTAAACAAGGGAATCCACGCCGGTTGCTTCTGTTGGCAGGTGGTAAATAATATGGAAGGCCTCCTTGCTTGGCAGAAGGAAAAACCTTGTGCGGTCGGTGGGGGAGGTGCCATTTCGCAGGGGGCGGTGCTCCCAGCTGGCAAAATCGGCAGAGGATGCCAGATAAAGCTGCCCTTCGCCGCCGGAATAGAGCAGATAGGTGATAGCTTCATATTGGCAGACGGAAAAAACAGGAGAGGCTTTCTCCGCGATTTTCTGCGGCACTGTCCAGCCGTCATGGGAAAAGCTGCGACAGAAAATATTGCCGTGTTCATAATAAAAAAGATAGAAATAGCCATTCTTCGTTTTCAGATATTTTACATACGGATTCTGCATGGAAACGCTCCCTATAGGTTTTTCATAACAGTTTATGCAGGGAAAGGGAAATGTATCATAAAGAAAACGGGGAAAGAATTGCTTTTTTGTGGAAACTATGGTATGTTTGAGATAGGAAAGGCAGAAAGGGGGATTTTTATGAGCATGTTAGATACATTTCGGATGTCCGGTACACTTTATGTATGTGCAATCATTCTGGTGATGCTTCTGATTTATGCTGCAATCTGCTATCTGGAATGGCGGCTTGCCCAAAAAGAGGAATGGTGGAAGGGAATGATTCTGCCGATCGTTTTTCTGCTGCTTGGCAGAGGCGGTCGATTTCTAGGGATTATTTTATTGGTGATTTATGGGCTTCAGCGGAATAAGCTGCAAAAGGAACAGAATAAAATAGAAGATAAAATAGAAGAATGAGAAAAAGGGTATCGACTGTGTCGATACCCTTTTTTAAACAAGTCGAAAGCTTGATTTCGACTTAGGTTAATTTTTTGCCTTGGATTCGCAGTAAATGCAGCGATATTCGCCCTTTTCCCTGTCTGTCAGCTTGAAGATATGGGGAATCTCCTGCTCCACAGAGGTGATGCAGCGAGGGTTTTTGCACTGGATGATATTCGTCAGCCGTTCGGGCAGCTGCGGATGTACCTTTTTCACACAAACGCCGTCCTTTACGATATTGATGGTTACGTTGGGGTCAATATAGCCCAGCGCATCCAAATCCAGTTCCAGCTCGGTATCAATTTTAATGATATCCTTTTTGCCCATTTTCTGGCTGGGCGCATTTTTAATCAGCGCAATGGTTGCATCAACGTGGTCTAAATCCAGAAACTGATACAGCTTCATACATTTGCCTGCGGTGATATGGTCAATGACCACACCGTTATTCACTGCGGTTACCTTCATCATGTTACGCCACCTCCAGTAATTTCAGAATCAAAGCCATGCGAATATATTTGCCGTTCAGCACCTGCTTGAAATAGCAGGCTCTGGGGTCATCATCCACTGCAACGGAAATTTCATTGACACGGGGCAGAGGGTGCATGATGCAGAGATCCTTTTTTGCGGTTGCCAGCTTATCCGGATTCAGAATATAGCTATCCTTCAGACGGACATAGTCCGCTTCGTTGAAGAAGCGTTCCTGCTGTACCCTTGTCATATAGAGAATATCCAGAGAGGGCATTGCATCCTCAAGGCTTGTGGTTTCCTCATAGGGGATGCCCTCATGGTCTAATTCCTGAATGATGTATTCCGGAACCTTCAGCTCCTCAGGGGAAATCAGGATGAATTTCACACCTTTATAACGGCGCATGGCATGAATCAGAGAATGTACGGTTCTGCCGAATTTCAGGTCACCGCACATCCCGATGGTCAGGTTTTCAAAGGAGCCCTTTTCCCGCTGAATCGTCAAGAGGTCAGCCAAGGTCTGGGTAGGGTGATTATGTCCGCCGTCCCCGGCATTGATGATAGGCACCGGAGAGCGCATGGATGCAATCATAGGTGCGCCCTCTTTGGGGTGGCGCATGGCAATGATATCGGCATAGCAGCCAACCACACGCACCGTATCGGAAACGCTTTCGCCCTTGGAGGCGGAGCTGTTGCTTGCACCGGAGAAGCCAATCACACTGCCGCCAAGCTCCAGCATAGCCGCTTCAAAGCTCAGACGCGTACGGGTGGAAGGCTCAAAAAAGAGCGTCGCCAGTTTTTTGCGGTGGCACTTTTCTGCATATTTATCGGGATTTGCAATAATATCATTGGCGGTGGTAATCAAATCATCGATTTCTTCTACCGTCAGGTCTACAATATCAATGAGGCTTCTCATGCTTACATCTCCCTCCAGCTTTCATCGCTCGGGTTACTGCGGAATTTCAGCAGACGTGCGATGTCGGATTCCTTGATATAGCCTTCCTTTGCGGCAACCTCTGCCACAGCATCAAAATTGGAAAGGCTTACATTTTTTACATTTGCTTCTGCCAGTCTGTCCAGACCCTTCTGCAGGCCATAGGTGAAGATGCTGACAACACCCAGAACCTCTGCGCCTGCTTCACGCAGCACGTTTACAACCTCGATACAGCTGCCTGCGGTAGAAATCAGGTCTTCTACAACAACAACCTTCTGTCCCTTTTCCAGTCTGCCTTCAATCTGGTTATGTCTGCCATGATCCTTTGCGCCGGAGCGAACATATCCCATGGGCAGGTCAAGCAGATGTGCTGTGATGGCAGCATGGGCAATGCCTGCGGTGGAGGTACCCATCAGTACCTCGGCATCGGGGTATTCTCTTTTGATGGTTTCTGCCAGAGCATTTTCTACATGATTTCTTACCTCTACAGAGGTCAGTGTCAGTCTGTTATCGCAGTAAATGGGGCTTTTGATGCCGCTTGCCCATGTGAAGGGGTCTTCGGGACGCAGGAAAACTGCACCGATGGACAGCAGGTCTTTTGCAATCTGTTCTTTGATATTCATTCTACTTCTCCTCCTAAAAATTCGCGAATACATCTGTGATATGCCTGAACGGGGTCAGCCGCCTGTGTGATAGGTCTGCCGACCACGATGTAATCAGAGCCAAGTTCTCTTGCCTTTGCAGGTGTCGTCACACGCACCTGATCGCCTACCTCACCATCGGCAAAGCGTACGCCGGGGGTTACGGTGAGGAAGGCATCGCCGCAGACCGCTTTTACCTTGCCTGCCTCCAAAGGGGAGCAAACAACGCCGTCCAGACCGGCATCCTTCGCATTTTTTGCATAGTGCATAACAACCTCATCCAGAGGGCGGTCAATCAGAAGGTCTTTCTGCATTCGTTCCTCGCTGGTAGAGGTCAGCTGTGTTACGGCAATGAGCAGGGGACGTGTGCCATCCGCTCTTGTCAAGCCTTCCAGAGCTGCTTCCATCATTGCCGCTGTACCTGCCGCATGAAGGTTGCAGATATCTACATCCAGAGCAGAGAGAACCGCCATGGCTTTTTTTACGGTATTGGGGATATCATGCAGCTTGAGATCCAAGAAAATCTTATGTCCTCTTGCCTTGATTTCCTTTACGATGGCAGGGCCTTCCGCATAGAACAGCTCCATGCCGACCTTTAAGAAAGGCTTTCTGTCTTCGTTTTCAAATTTATCTAAAAATGTCATCAAATCTGCCTTGCTGTTAAAATCGCAGGCAATGATTACATCCTTACTCATTTATGGGCACCTCCAATGATGTCGTTTAAATCCTTGATATTGTATTTTTCCATAACACGAGGCAAATCCTCGATGATTTTTTTGCAGATGAAGGGGTCAACCAGATTTGCCGCACCGATTTCTACGGCAGTTGCACCGGCAAGCATCATTTCAATGACATCCTCCGCAGAGGAAACGCCGCCCATGCCAATCACAGGAATGTTGACTGCCTCAGACACCTGATAGACCATGCGAACAGCAACGGGGAAGATGGCACTGCCGGAAAAGCCGCCCATTTTATTGGCAATGACGGGCTTTTTGGTTTTCAAATCAATCCGCATACCCATCATTGTGTTGATGAGGGCAATCCCATCTGCACCGGCTTCCTCGCACGCCTTTGCAATGGAAACAATATCGGTTACGTTAGGGGTCAGCTTGATATAGACAGGCTTTGAGGTAACTGCCTTGACTGCCTTAGTGACTGCCGCAGCCGCCGCAGGGTCTGTGCCAAAGCTCATGCCGCCATGATGTACATTCGGGCAGGATACATTGACCTCCAGAATCCCGACCTGCGGTTCCTTATCTAATAAAGCACAGGTTTCTGCGTATTCCTCGATGGAAAAGCCGCTGACATTGGCAATCACAGGCTTATGAAAGCATTTTTTCAGCTTAGGCAGTTCCTCGGAAATAACCTTCTCTACGCCGGGGTTCTGCAGACCGACAGAGTTAATCATTCCTGCGGTACATTCTGCGATACGGGGGGTGGGGTTGCCAAAGCGCGGCTCCCTTGTTGTTCCCTTAAAAGAGAAGGTACCGAGAATATTGATATCGTAAAGCTCTGCAAATTCATAGCCGTAGCCGAAGGTACCGCTGGCAGGAATGACGGGGTTATCCAGCGTGATGCCGCTGAGTGTCACCTTTGTGTTTACCATATAATTTCCTCCTTTACCAGAACGGGGCCATCCTTGCAGATGCGCTTATTGCCGTATTTTGTTTTGCAGGAGCAGCCCATGCAGGCACCAAAGCCGCAGCCCATGCGTTCTTCAAAGCTGAGCTGACCGCTTGTTTTGGTGGCAGCGGAAAGGGCTTTCAGCATGGGTTCGGGACCGCAGGTATAGAAATAGGTGTAATCGGGAATGGTTTTCACCACATCCGTAACGAAGCCCTTTGTGCCGACAGAGCCGTCTGCCGTTGCGATATGCACTTCTGCGCCCAGTGCTTTAAATTCTTCTGCATAGAAGATTTCGTCCTTTGTATTAAAGCCGAGAATGACGATGGGCTTTTTCCCCTCCGCAAGCAGATTTTTCGCTAGACGATACATCGGGGGAACGCCTACGCCGCCGCCAATCAGCAGGGGCTTGTCTCCGCTCTTGGAGGTATCGTAGCCATTGCCTAATCCTGTCAGAATGTCCAGCTTATGGGGGGCTTTCATTTTGCTCATGGCCTCTGTGCCTTTGCCAACGATTTTATAAAGAATCGTCAGTGTGTTTTCGTCATAATCGCAGACGGAAATGGGGCGGCGCAGAAAAAAGCCTTTTAATTGAATATTCACAAACTGACCTGCGGCGGTAATGGCAGAGGTATCCCCTGCCAGAACCATTTTGCAGACGCTTTCGGTCAGCCTTTCATTGCTTTGTATTTTAAAAACAGATTGTTTCAAGAGAGAACCTCCTTACGCATCAATCGTGGAAATACCCAGAGTGGTTTCTTCCAGAACATCCAAAAGCACACGAACAGTATCCAGTGCTGTGAAAACAGTTACATTATTTTCAACGGCACACTGGCGGATTTCCTGCCCATCGCTGTTGCTTGCCGCAGAATGAATATCTCTTGTGTTAATAACATAGCTTACATAGCCCTGACGGATGGAATCAAAGATTTCCTCACTGCCATCGGACAGCTTCTTTCTGGTTCTGGTGCGAATGCCGTGTTCCTTCAGGAAATCGGCAGTACCCTTTGTAGCTTCGATATTGAAGCCCAGCTCGTAGAAACGGCGAATGAGGGGCAGTGCTTCTTCCTTATCCTTATCCGCAATGGTAGCCAGAACCGTACCATAGTTCTGGATATTCATGCCGGATGCCTGCAAAGCCTTATACAGAGCTCTGTTCAGCTTATTATCATAGCCGATGGCCTCCCCTGTGGATTTCATTTCGGGGGAGAGGTAGGTATCCATGCCGTGCAGCTTGGAGAAGGAGAAGGCGGGAACCTTTACATACCATCTCTGCTTTTCATCGGGATACAGACCGAAGATACCCTGTTCCTTCAGTGTTTTGCCAAGGATAACCAGTGTTGCGATATCCGCCAGAGAATAGCCTGTTGCTTTGGAAAGGAAGGGAACCGTTCTGGAGGAACGAGGGTTTACCTCGATAACATATACGTTATCCTCTTTATCTACGATAAACTGGATATTGAACAGGCCGATGATGCCGATGCCAAGACCCAGCTTTTTGGTGTATTCCAGGATTTTGCCCTTTG
This genomic stretch from Anaerotignum faecicola harbors:
- the pyrE gene encoding orotate phosphoribosyltransferase gives rise to the protein MNIKEQIAKDLLSIGAVFLRPEDPFTWASGIKSPIYCDNRLTLTSVEVRNHVENALAETIKREYPDAEVLMGTSTAGIAHAAITAHLLDLPMGYVRSGAKDHGRHNQIEGRLEKGQKVVVVEDLISTAGSCIEVVNVLREAGAEVLGVVSIFTYGLQKGLDRLAEANVKNVSLSNFDAVAEVAAKEGYIKESDIARLLKFRSNPSDESWREM
- a CDS encoding bZIP transcription factor, which codes for MQNPYVKYLKTKNGYFYLFYYEHGNIFCRSFSHDGWTVPQKIAEKASPVFSVCQYEAITYLLYSGGEGQLYLASSADFASWEHRPLRNGTSPTDRTRFFLLPSKEAFHIIYHLPTEATGVDSLVYSVFRNGQWEKPYQIDRFLSLKQTPFLARRLSDAHIILYYRTGRNVLSAREMLLTPYTIGSVTPLIQTPTPCTDLSIINDTERIHILYIVRNMFRTQVVYQYKHTVAISTPRILWEDTNCENCLAYQENGRLILMWTANGQPFRCISENGGASFGAVERYMEKFPAYCIKGELLGANDAALNAAECYGNGQHGFLPAVFAPSPLPEAPKAAKQAEEDDYSKAYTALQASHKKQIEEFSVLLEQRSDEIAAVNARWKTQLEKMEQELSALRMENAQLRQSSLPEQAEKES
- a CDS encoding dihydroorotate dehydrogenase translates to MVNTKVTLSGITLDNPVIPASGTFGYGYEFAELYDINILGTFSFKGTTREPRFGNPTPRIAECTAGMINSVGLQNPGVEKVISEELPKLKKCFHKPVIANVSGFSIEEYAETCALLDKEPQVGILEVNVSCPNVHHGGMSFGTDPAAAAAVTKAVKAVTSKPVYIKLTPNVTDIVSIAKACEEAGADGIALINTMMGMRIDLKTKKPVIANKMGGFSGSAIFPVAVRMVYQVSEAVNIPVIGMGGVSSAEDVIEMMLAGATAVEIGAANLVDPFICKKIIEDLPRVMEKYNIKDLNDIIGGAHK
- a CDS encoding aspartate carbamoyltransferase regulatory subunit; its protein translation is MKVTAVNNGVVIDHITAGKCMKLYQFLDLDHVDATIALIKNAPSQKMGKKDIIKIDTELELDLDALGYIDPNVTINIVKDGVCVKKVHPQLPERLTNIIQCKNPRCITSVEQEIPHIFKLTDREKGEYRCIYCESKAKN
- the pyrF gene encoding orotidine-5'-phosphate decarboxylase codes for the protein MSKDVIIACDFNSKADLMTFLDKFENEDRKPFLKVGMELFYAEGPAIVKEIKARGHKIFLDLKLHDIPNTVKKAMAVLSALDVDICNLHAAGTAAMMEAALEGLTRADGTRPLLIAVTQLTSTSEERMQKDLLIDRPLDEVVMHYAKNAKDAGLDGVVCSPLEAGKVKAVCGDAFLTVTPGVRFADGEVGDQVRVTTPAKARELGSDYIVVGRPITQAADPVQAYHRCIREFLGGEVE
- the pyrB gene encoding aspartate carbamoyltransferase; this encodes MRSLIDIVDLTVEEIDDLITTANDIIANPDKYAEKCHRKKLATLFFEPSTRTRLSFEAAMLELGGSVIGFSGASNSSASKGESVSDTVRVVGCYADIIAMRHPKEGAPMIASMRSPVPIINAGDGGHNHPTQTLADLLTIQREKGSFENLTIGMCGDLKFGRTVHSLIHAMRRYKGVKFILISPEELKVPEYIIQELDHEGIPYEETTSLEDAMPSLDILYMTRVQQERFFNEADYVRLKDSYILNPDKLATAKKDLCIMHPLPRVNEISVAVDDDPRACYFKQVLNGKYIRMALILKLLEVA
- a CDS encoding dihydroorotate dehydrogenase electron transfer subunit; its protein translation is MKQSVFKIQSNERLTESVCKMVLAGDTSAITAAGQFVNIQLKGFFLRRPISVCDYDENTLTILYKIVGKGTEAMSKMKAPHKLDILTGLGNGYDTSKSGDKPLLIGGGVGVPPMYRLAKNLLAEGKKPIVILGFNTKDEIFYAEEFKALGAEVHIATADGSVGTKGFVTDVVKTIPDYTYFYTCGPEPMLKALSAATKTSGQLSFEERMGCGFGACMGCSCKTKYGNKRICKDGPVLVKEEIIW